In the genome of Granulibacter bethesdensis CGDNIH1, one region contains:
- a CDS encoding DUF2239 family protein gives MSDPTLKTCTAFVGHRLLLSGPLPDVALAVRQSTGVADMVLVFDDATGRIVDLDLRGSNADILERISQPPTTYAGRYRPNIDAVPTSQGLDEAQSQKTRGRPKLGVVAREVTLLPRQWDWLTNQPGGASATLRRLVDEARKTASPRQQRRAAQEAAYQFMQAIAGDLPGYEDATRALFADDRTSLEQRIAAWPEDIRTHALRLAFGAGENQSA, from the coding sequence ATGTCCGATCCTACTCTCAAGACCTGCACGGCATTTGTCGGGCATCGATTGCTCCTCTCAGGTCCCCTTCCTGACGTGGCCCTGGCCGTTCGGCAATCGACCGGCGTGGCGGACATGGTTCTCGTTTTCGACGACGCAACGGGTCGCATCGTCGATCTCGACCTGCGTGGCAGCAATGCCGATATTCTTGAACGGATTTCCCAGCCCCCCACGACCTATGCGGGGCGCTATCGCCCCAATATCGATGCGGTGCCGACCTCCCAGGGATTGGACGAAGCCCAGAGCCAGAAAACCCGGGGCCGACCAAAGTTGGGAGTCGTCGCGCGCGAGGTGACCTTGCTGCCCCGGCAGTGGGACTGGCTGACGAACCAGCCCGGCGGGGCGTCGGCGACACTGAGGCGTCTCGTCGACGAAGCGCGCAAAACAGCGAGCCCCCGCCAGCAGAGGCGGGCGGCGCAAGAGGCTGCGTATCAATTCATGCAGGCGATCGCGGGAGACCTGCCCGGTTACGAAGACGCGACCCGGGCGCTCTTCGCCGACGATCGGACATCATTGGAACAACGGATCGCTGCGTGGCCTGAAGACATCCGCACCCATGCGCTGCGTCTCGCCTTCGGCGCGGGCGAGAACCAAAGCGCTTAA
- a CDS encoding MBL fold metallo-hydrolase, protein MSNIKLYMFQSGTQQCKVHDIKMNRGNGADYEIPVPWFLLVHPKGNVVIDGGLAAEGLADPRGYWGASVDSYKPVMAESQGCVAQLATLGLMPEDVSFVVLSHLHSDHTGAIGRFPRAKAHRSATGI, encoded by the coding sequence ATGAGCAACATCAAGCTTTACATGTTTCAGTCGGGCACTCAGCAATGCAAGGTGCACGATATCAAGATGAACCGGGGCAACGGTGCCGATTACGAAATACCGGTCCCCTGGTTTCTCCTCGTTCATCCCAAGGGCAACGTCGTCATAGACGGCGGCCTGGCGGCCGAGGGACTGGCCGATCCGCGCGGCTACTGGGGCGCCTCCGTCGATTCCTACAAACCCGTCATGGCCGAAAGCCAGGGTTGCGTCGCGCAATTGGCGACGCTCGGGTTAATGCCTGAGGACGTCAGCTTTGTCGTGCTTTCTCATCTTCATTCGGATCACACCGGCGCAATTGGACGCTTTCCCCGCGCAAAAGCACATCGTTCAGCGACGGGAATATGA
- a CDS encoding MBL fold metallo-hydrolase: MDAFPAQKHIVQRREYEYAFTPDWFAAGAYARKDFDRPGLSWQFLEGEASDHYDLFGDGVLQTVFTPGHTLGHQSILVTLPNNGSILLAADAVYTMDHWHERALPGFLASAVDTVRSVGKLRMLAEQVGATLVPGHDPEMWSQFRLAPDFYD; this comes from the coding sequence TTGGACGCTTTCCCCGCGCAAAAGCACATCGTTCAGCGACGGGAATATGAGTATGCCTTCACGCCCGATTGGTTCGCTGCCGGTGCGTATGCGCGCAAGGACTTCGACCGCCCCGGTCTGAGCTGGCAATTCCTGGAAGGTGAAGCGAGCGACCATTATGACCTATTCGGCGACGGTGTCCTTCAGACGGTTTTCACCCCGGGACATACGCTTGGTCACCAATCCATCCTCGTGACCCTTCCCAACAATGGCTCCATCCTGCTGGCCGCCGACGCGGTGTATACGATGGACCACTGGCACGAGAGGGCACTGCCCGGCTTCCTCGCCTCTGCCGTGGATACCGTGCGCTCGGTGGGAAAATTGCGAATGCTGGCCGAGCAGGTCGGAGCCACTCTTGTCCCAGGCCATGACCCGGAGATGTGGTCGCAGTTTAGGCTCGCGCCGGACTTTTACGACTGA
- a CDS encoding cupin domain-containing protein produces the protein MDITPHPAAPASGVLSSHATARFSGIDAEILLGGKAAPMTVMAMTVQPDQGAPAHISFEEDKVFCISEGRLLFLIGVQKIEVKAGDRLFVAKGVTHGFSAMGGVARVMLISTPARHDRFFQAMDALPVPHDLNDVQSVCETFGQAIVGPVVTS, from the coding sequence ATGGACATCACCCCTCATCCCGCTGCGCCTGCAAGCGGCGTACTCTCCTCTCACGCAACCGCCCGCTTCTCGGGTATCGATGCCGAAATCCTGCTCGGTGGTAAAGCTGCTCCCATGACCGTCATGGCGATGACGGTCCAACCGGATCAGGGCGCACCGGCGCACATTTCGTTTGAGGAGGATAAGGTCTTCTGCATCAGCGAAGGGCGGTTGCTGTTCCTGATCGGCGTGCAGAAGATTGAGGTAAAGGCGGGAGATCGACTCTTCGTTGCCAAAGGCGTCACCCATGGCTTTTCCGCGATGGGAGGCGTGGCGCGCGTGATGTTGATATCGACACCCGCACGCCATGACCGCTTTTTCCAGGCCATGGATGCTCTGCCGGTTCCGCATGACCTCAACGACGTCCAGTCCGTCTGCGAAACATTTGGCCAGGCCATTGTTGGCCCGGTTGTGACCTCGTAG
- the guaA gene encoding glutamine-hydrolyzing GMP synthase: MSDILEQIVDRVLILDFGSQVTQLIARRVRESGVYCEIWPFTADAERIRTYAPQGIILSGGPSSVALAGSPRAPDVVFSMDIPVLGICYGQQTMCVQLGGSVEGNDHQEFGRAHVDVVENCRITDGLWEKGAREQVWMSHGDRVTALPPGFRAVAVSEGAPFAMIADDDRRFYGVQFHPEVIHTPHGTQLLRNFTHAVCGCSGGWSMAAFRPAEIKRIREIVGEGRVICGLSGGVDSTVAAVLIHEAIGDQLTCIFVDHGLLRQSEAEQVLAMFRDRFNIKLVHRDASDLFLGALEGVSDPEVKRKTIGKLFIDVFEEEAAKIGGADFLAQGTLYPDVIESISFTGGPSVTIKSHHNVGGLPERMRMKLVEPLRELFKDEVRALGLELGLPKEMVGRHPFPGPGLAIRIPGAISKDRLEILRRADAIYLEEIRNAGLYDEIWQAFAVLLPVRTVGVMGDGRTYDFACALRAVTSTDGMTADVYPFDIKFIARVANRIVNEVRGINRVAYDITSKPPGTIEWE, translated from the coding sequence ATGAGCGACATTCTCGAACAGATCGTTGATCGGGTTCTGATTCTGGATTTCGGCAGTCAGGTCACTCAGCTTATTGCCCGCAGAGTCCGCGAATCAGGGGTTTATTGCGAAATCTGGCCATTTACCGCGGATGCCGAGCGTATCCGCACCTATGCACCGCAAGGCATTATCCTTTCAGGGGGCCCATCCAGCGTGGCGCTGGCAGGATCTCCGCGCGCACCGGATGTCGTGTTCTCGATGGATATCCCTGTGCTGGGTATCTGCTACGGCCAGCAGACGATGTGCGTGCAGCTTGGAGGCTCGGTCGAGGGCAATGACCATCAGGAATTCGGCCGCGCCCATGTTGATGTCGTGGAGAATTGTCGGATCACCGACGGTCTGTGGGAAAAAGGCGCGCGTGAGCAGGTCTGGATGAGTCATGGCGACCGGGTCACTGCTTTACCCCCCGGTTTCCGTGCGGTAGCCGTCAGCGAGGGCGCGCCTTTCGCGATGATTGCCGATGATGATCGCCGTTTTTACGGTGTGCAGTTTCATCCGGAGGTGATCCACACCCCGCATGGCACGCAGTTGCTGCGTAACTTCACACATGCGGTTTGCGGCTGCTCCGGCGGCTGGAGCATGGCGGCATTCCGCCCTGCTGAAATCAAGCGTATCCGGGAGATTGTCGGTGAAGGGCGCGTTATTTGCGGCCTGTCCGGCGGCGTTGATTCAACCGTGGCGGCGGTGCTGATCCATGAGGCGATTGGCGACCAGCTCACCTGTATTTTCGTGGATCATGGCCTGCTGCGCCAGAGTGAGGCGGAACAGGTGCTCGCTATGTTCCGTGACCGTTTTAACATCAAACTGGTGCATCGTGACGCTTCCGATCTGTTCCTCGGGGCGCTGGAAGGGGTCAGCGACCCTGAGGTAAAGCGCAAGACAATCGGCAAGCTGTTCATTGATGTATTCGAGGAAGAAGCCGCCAAGATCGGCGGCGCTGATTTCCTGGCGCAAGGTACACTTTATCCGGATGTGATCGAGAGCATCAGCTTTACCGGTGGTCCTTCGGTCACGATCAAATCCCACCACAATGTCGGTGGCCTGCCAGAGCGGATGCGAATGAAACTGGTCGAACCGCTTCGCGAATTGTTCAAGGACGAGGTGCGCGCACTGGGTCTTGAACTGGGCCTGCCGAAAGAAATGGTCGGCCGCCACCCCTTTCCCGGCCCGGGCCTTGCCATCCGTATTCCCGGAGCGATCAGCAAGGACCGTCTTGAAATCCTGCGTCGTGCTGATGCCATTTATCTGGAGGAAATCCGCAATGCCGGTCTCTATGACGAGATCTGGCAGGCTTTCGCGGTTCTGCTGCCAGTCCGCACTGTAGGCGTGATGGGCGATGGCCGCACCTATGACTTCGCCTGCGCCCTGCGTGCCGTCACCAGCACGGATGGCATGACGGCGGATGTCTATCCGTTTGATATCAAGTTCATTGCGAGAGTGGCTAACCGCATCGTCAATGAGGTGCGGGGGATCAATCGTGTGGCCTACGATATTACATCGAAGCCACCGGGAACAATTGAGTGGGAATGA
- a CDS encoding RlmE family RNA methyltransferase, protein MSGGKTQPPTGPRGKVVMLKTARKRSVASQRWLTRQLNDPYVAAAKAQGWRSRAAFKLIELDDKFGLISKGSRVIDLGAAPGGWTQVAMKRGAAVVVGVDLLPVDPVPGATLIQGDFNDDDMPARLSSLMGGKADLVMSDMAPNTTGHAATDHMRIIALTELALHFAFDALAPGGAFVAKVFQGGSEKQLLEPMKQRFASVRHAKPASSRKESSELYVVAKGFRPNGLQD, encoded by the coding sequence ATGAGCGGTGGAAAAACGCAGCCTCCTACGGGACCGCGCGGCAAGGTTGTGATGCTGAAAACGGCCCGCAAGCGTAGCGTGGCCTCACAACGCTGGCTGACCCGGCAGTTGAATGATCCGTACGTAGCGGCAGCCAAGGCACAGGGCTGGCGCTCCCGTGCAGCCTTCAAGCTGATCGAGCTGGATGACAAATTCGGGCTGATCAGCAAGGGCAGCCGGGTGATTGATCTGGGCGCGGCACCAGGTGGCTGGACGCAGGTAGCCATGAAGCGCGGTGCTGCCGTGGTGGTCGGCGTGGATCTTCTACCAGTCGATCCGGTGCCAGGCGCGACGCTGATCCAGGGCGATTTCAACGATGATGACATGCCGGCGCGACTTTCCTCCCTGATGGGTGGCAAGGCCGATCTGGTGATGTCCGACATGGCTCCCAACACGACCGGCCATGCGGCGACCGATCATATGCGTATCATCGCGTTGACCGAACTGGCGCTGCATTTCGCTTTCGATGCTCTGGCCCCAGGGGGTGCCTTTGTGGCGAAAGTGTTTCAGGGTGGATCGGAAAAACAGTTGCTTGAACCCATGAAGCAACGATTCGCCTCGGTTCGTCATGCCAAGCCTGCTTCCAGCCGGAAGGAAAGCAGCGAGCTGTACGTGGTCGCAAAAGGATTTCGTCCCAACGGGTTGCAGGACTAA
- a CDS encoding alpha/beta fold hydrolase, with protein sequence MNIAKANGIELAWDSFGHADAETVLLISGLGTQMIRWSETFCTGLASRDYRVIRFDNRDAGHSTHFSASPAPDFDALATALMAGRRPDVPYTLDDMATDAIGLLDALGIAKAHVVGRSMGGMIAQVLASEHADRVLSLTSIMSSTGNPVLPQAAPDVMAMMMRPAPDPMIDPEGFLAVRLAFARRIAGTGYPFDEEAHRAILLDEVRRSYDPGGTARQIAAMAVAGDRRARLANITVPTLVIHGVDDPLIPPACGQDTARSIPNAVYLPIEGMGHDLPRDVEERTVDAIRKVMADQSSAEGT encoded by the coding sequence ATGAATATTGCAAAGGCCAATGGTATCGAGCTCGCGTGGGACAGTTTCGGTCATGCCGATGCGGAAACGGTCCTGCTGATTTCGGGGCTTGGAACGCAGATGATCCGCTGGTCCGAGACTTTCTGTACGGGGCTGGCCTCACGAGACTATCGCGTGATCCGTTTCGACAACCGCGATGCGGGCCACTCGACGCATTTCAGCGCTTCGCCCGCGCCGGATTTCGACGCACTCGCAACTGCCCTGATGGCCGGGCGCAGACCTGATGTGCCGTATACGCTTGACGACATGGCAACGGATGCGATCGGCCTGCTTGATGCGCTCGGGATTGCCAAGGCGCATGTCGTCGGGCGCTCAATGGGGGGAATGATCGCGCAGGTTCTCGCGAGCGAACATGCGGATCGGGTCCTTTCGCTGACGTCGATCATGTCGAGCACCGGCAATCCGGTCCTGCCGCAGGCGGCACCCGATGTCATGGCGATGATGATGCGCCCTGCGCCTGATCCTATGATCGATCCGGAAGGCTTTCTCGCGGTGCGCCTCGCGTTCGCGCGCAGAATCGCCGGGACGGGCTATCCGTTCGATGAAGAGGCCCATCGTGCCATTCTCCTTGATGAAGTAAGGCGTAGCTACGATCCGGGAGGCACTGCGCGGCAGATCGCTGCCATGGCGGTGGCTGGAGACCGGCGAGCACGACTCGCAAACATCACGGTCCCGACACTCGTCATCCACGGCGTCGATGACCCATTGATCCCGCCCGCCTGCGGTCAGGACACGGCGCGCTCCATACCGAACGCGGTCTACCTGCCCATCGAGGGCATGGGTCATGATTTGCCACGAGACGTTGAAGAACGGACCGTCGACGCGATCCGCAAGGTGATGGCAGATCAATCGTCGGCTGAAGGCACCTGA
- a CDS encoding LysR family transcriptional regulator — MIRTHGTSSEQERLSGKFCHHHLLFWTMMKLDPIQTFVEVVRAGGFTAAARRTGTPRSTVSLQVRALEETLGVRLLKRSTRSFALTDEGQRLYDKASGPVDVLARALDDLQAGDGVLGGLIRLTVPADFPTALLASAITSFTQAHTAVRFQIMWTNTVMDLVEDNIDIAVRVGANPAQTAIERRLLDIEWAFYASASWLKRKGRPENISEVEDFISPQPILRAYLEKHVLGGVSLPTGAIEVDSHAMARDLMLNGFGVALLPQGLCQDAVMTGNAEPLLPHAGLRPTRLNLTFPNRADMVPRVRAFADHICAHFR; from the coding sequence ATGATCCGGACCCACGGTACCTCATCAGAGCAAGAACGATTATCTGGCAAGTTCTGCCATCATCATCTATTATTCTGGACAATGATGAAGCTTGATCCGATCCAGACCTTTGTCGAAGTGGTTCGTGCTGGCGGGTTTACCGCAGCGGCCCGGCGCACGGGCACGCCGCGTTCGACGGTGAGCCTTCAGGTCAGGGCGCTCGAAGAAACGTTAGGGGTTCGGTTGCTCAAGCGCTCGACCCGTTCTTTTGCCCTAACGGACGAGGGACAGCGCCTCTATGACAAGGCGTCGGGTCCGGTAGATGTTCTCGCCCGGGCGCTTGATGACCTGCAAGCGGGAGATGGCGTACTGGGCGGTCTGATCAGGCTGACCGTCCCAGCGGATTTCCCCACCGCGTTGCTGGCGAGCGCAATCACCAGCTTCACGCAGGCCCACACGGCAGTCCGCTTCCAGATCATGTGGACAAATACCGTGATGGACCTTGTCGAGGACAACATCGACATTGCGGTCAGAGTCGGCGCGAACCCTGCCCAGACTGCAATCGAACGACGCTTACTCGACATCGAATGGGCTTTCTATGCGAGCGCATCGTGGCTGAAGCGAAAGGGGCGGCCGGAAAATATCAGCGAGGTGGAGGATTTCATCTCCCCGCAACCAATCTTACGCGCCTACTTGGAGAAGCATGTGCTTGGTGGTGTTTCCCTGCCTACCGGTGCGATCGAGGTTGATAGCCATGCCATGGCCCGGGATCTGATGTTGAACGGCTTTGGCGTTGCTCTGTTGCCGCAGGGCTTGTGCCAGGATGCCGTTATGACCGGCAACGCCGAACCGCTCCTCCCGCACGCAGGGCTCCGCCCGACGCGGCTCAATCTAACGTTTCCAAATCGAGCGGACATGGTGCCAAGGGTGCGAGCCTTCGCTGATCACATATGCGCCCACTTTCGTTGA
- a CDS encoding GNAT family N-acetyltransferase, which produces MIAIRRARPADAPLIGAVHVAVWRSACPGIVPDDHLSQMSVTRLAAYYDAAIMAGQGVFVLCASGEDVPLASAGKSGNIPKGPRVIGFSTATRAAPGEPGEGEIGALCILDDYRERGLGRRLIRAAASHLRMLGCRSAYTWVLRDSPARWFHARLGGVAVAQGHISLAGVTLEQDAFLWEPIEMLLRPGALRKEDRDDT; this is translated from the coding sequence ATGATCGCCATCCGCCGCGCCCGTCCGGCTGATGCGCCTTTAATCGGCGCTGTGCATGTCGCGGTGTGGCGCAGCGCGTGTCCGGGGATTGTGCCGGATGACCATCTCAGCCAGATGTCCGTGACCAGACTGGCAGCCTATTATGATGCCGCTATCATGGCCGGGCAGGGCGTGTTTGTTCTATGTGCATCGGGTGAAGACGTCCCGCTTGCTTCTGCTGGGAAAAGTGGAAACATACCAAAGGGGCCGCGTGTCATCGGCTTCTCCACGGCGACAAGAGCCGCACCCGGTGAACCGGGGGAAGGGGAGATCGGTGCGCTCTGCATTCTGGACGATTACCGGGAACGTGGATTGGGACGCCGCCTGATACGTGCTGCGGCATCGCACTTAAGAATGCTTGGATGCCGCTCCGCTTATACATGGGTGTTAAGGGACAGTCCGGCCCGCTGGTTTCATGCCCGTCTGGGGGGCGTTGCTGTGGCCCAGGGCCATATTTCTCTGGCTGGTGTAACGCTGGAACAGGACGCTTTCCTCTGGGAACCAATTGAAATGCTGCTACGCCCAGGAGCATTACGAAAAGAAGACCGGGATGACACCTGA
- the guaB gene encoding IMP dehydrogenase yields the protein MASDDVSDRNSSPQAAVSPVSRIEEALAFDDVLVIPSYSQILPSSVVTTTRLTRKISLNIPLVSSAMDTVTEANMAIAMAQHGGIGVIHKNLTIEEQAQQVRRVKKYESGMVVNPLTIHPDQTLADARALMSSNHISGVPVVERESGRLVGILTNRDVRFATDPSVRVYELMTRENLVTVSPGTNPEEARTLLHRHRIEKLLVVDENYCCVGLITVKDMDKAQAFPLANKDALGRLRVAAATGVGEDGFRRAQALIDAEVDVVVVDTAHGHSEGVLAAVARIKKVSSDVQVIAGNVATPEGAQALIDAGADAVKIGIGPGSICTTRVVAGVGVPQFTAVMETAAVCRAAGVPAIADGGIRTSGDVVKAIGAGADCVMVGSMLAGTDEAPGEVFLYQGRSYKSYRGMGSLGAMARGSADRYFQQDIKDQLKLVPEGIEGRVGYKGPVAAVLHQMTGGLRAGMGYTGSASITDLQRNARFRRITGAGLRESHVHDVAIDREAPNYRVD from the coding sequence ATGGCTTCCGATGACGTTTCTGATCGCAACTCCAGCCCTCAGGCTGCTGTCTCTCCGGTGTCCCGGATCGAGGAAGCCCTGGCATTTGACGATGTGCTCGTCATTCCATCCTATTCACAGATTTTGCCTTCCAGCGTGGTGACTACCACGCGCCTGACGCGGAAGATTTCCCTCAATATTCCGCTGGTATCGTCGGCGATGGATACGGTGACGGAAGCGAATATGGCGATCGCCATGGCGCAGCATGGCGGCATTGGGGTCATCCATAAGAATCTGACTATCGAGGAGCAGGCGCAGCAGGTTCGCCGGGTCAAGAAATATGAAAGCGGTATGGTGGTAAATCCGCTCACCATCCATCCGGACCAGACGTTGGCCGATGCCCGCGCTTTGATGAGCAGCAACCATATCAGCGGCGTGCCGGTGGTGGAGCGGGAATCCGGCCGCCTGGTCGGTATTCTGACCAATCGTGACGTGCGCTTCGCCACCGATCCTTCAGTGCGGGTGTATGAGCTGATGACGCGGGAAAATCTGGTGACGGTTTCTCCCGGCACCAATCCCGAGGAAGCACGTACACTGCTGCATCGCCACCGGATCGAAAAACTGCTGGTGGTCGATGAGAATTATTGCTGTGTCGGCCTGATCACCGTGAAGGATATGGACAAGGCGCAGGCCTTTCCGCTTGCCAACAAGGATGCGCTGGGCCGTTTGCGGGTCGCGGCCGCCACAGGTGTTGGTGAGGATGGTTTCCGTCGTGCTCAGGCATTGATTGATGCAGAAGTGGACGTCGTGGTGGTCGATACCGCCCATGGCCATTCCGAGGGCGTTCTGGCCGCCGTAGCACGGATCAAAAAAGTCAGCAGCGATGTGCAGGTGATCGCGGGCAATGTCGCGACACCGGAAGGTGCTCAGGCGCTGATCGACGCGGGGGCGGATGCGGTCAAGATCGGTATCGGTCCGGGCAGCATTTGCACGACGCGCGTCGTGGCAGGCGTGGGTGTGCCCCAGTTTACCGCTGTCATGGAGACTGCTGCCGTATGCCGGGCGGCGGGCGTTCCGGCCATTGCCGATGGTGGTATCCGTACCTCTGGCGACGTCGTAAAGGCAATTGGCGCGGGGGCGGATTGCGTCATGGTCGGCAGCATGCTGGCCGGCACTGACGAAGCACCCGGCGAGGTTTTCCTATATCAGGGGCGCAGCTATAAATCCTATCGTGGCATGGGTAGCCTCGGCGCGATGGCCCGCGGCTCGGCGGATCGGTATTTTCAGCAGGATATCAAGGACCAGTTGAAGCTGGTGCCGGAAGGGATCGAGGGCCGGGTCGGCTATAAAGGCCCTGTGGCTGCGGTGCTGCATCAGATGACCGGCGGTCTGCGGGCCGGGATGGGCTATACGGGCAGCGCTTCCATCACCGATCTTCAGCGTAATGCACGCTTCCGGCGTATCACCGGTGCCGGGTTGCGAGAGAGCCACGTCCATGACGTGGCGATCGATCGTGAAGCCCCGAATTACCGGGTCGATTGA
- a CDS encoding RsmB/NOP family class I SAM-dependent RNA methyltransferase, whose protein sequence is MTPSARLAAAITLLEEIEAAPRRPADAVANDFFRARRYIGGSDRRAVSAQAWQVLRARRRMGWWLPEAPPRLLVAGHMLLTGWTLEAVTKAFSGGQYAPARLTETEHTALRLLEGHTLDHPEMPDAVRLELPDWILPRFVDRFGPALAAELAEMESEAPLDLRVNLLKSDRDTARSALRAEGIEAEFTTLSPWGLRVHGRRPVTTGAAFRQGLIEIQDEGSQLIAALVGAGPDMRVVDYCAGAGGKTLAMAMTMLNRGHIVACDTSEPRLEGAVRRLRRAGVHNVERHLLTAGDKWVKRRAGSFDRVLVDAPCTGTGTWRRNPDGRLRLTETDLLELVPKQADILDRAATLLRPGGRLVYATCSVLAEENTRQIEAFLARRPEFRLMPLRQAWPDAPAALTGDMLSLTPRSFGTDGFFAAVLEKPVPA, encoded by the coding sequence GTGACGCCTTCAGCACGGCTTGCCGCGGCGATCACGTTGCTGGAGGAAATCGAGGCCGCTCCCCGCCGCCCGGCGGATGCGGTGGCCAATGATTTCTTCCGTGCCCGGCGTTATATCGGTGGCAGTGACCGCCGGGCCGTCTCTGCTCAGGCATGGCAGGTGCTGCGTGCCCGTCGCCGGATGGGGTGGTGGCTGCCGGAGGCTCCGCCGCGCCTGCTGGTGGCCGGTCATATGTTGCTGACCGGGTGGACGCTGGAGGCTGTGACAAAAGCGTTCTCCGGCGGCCAGTATGCGCCTGCACGGCTGACAGAGACGGAACACACAGCCCTGCGTCTCCTGGAGGGGCATACGCTCGATCATCCGGAGATGCCGGATGCAGTGCGTCTGGAACTGCCGGACTGGATTTTGCCCCGGTTTGTGGATCGCTTCGGCCCGGCTCTGGCTGCTGAACTGGCGGAGATGGAGAGTGAGGCGCCTCTCGATCTACGGGTCAATCTGCTTAAATCGGATCGTGATACCGCCCGTAGCGCGTTGCGAGCAGAAGGGATCGAGGCGGAGTTCACCACTCTATCTCCGTGGGGTCTGCGCGTGCATGGCCGCCGTCCGGTGACGACCGGTGCTGCATTTCGCCAGGGGTTGATTGAAATTCAGGATGAGGGCAGCCAGTTAATCGCGGCACTGGTCGGGGCTGGCCCGGATATGCGCGTGGTGGATTATTGCGCCGGAGCTGGTGGCAAAACTCTGGCCATGGCGATGACGATGCTCAATCGCGGCCATATCGTGGCGTGTGATACTTCCGAACCTCGGTTGGAGGGGGCGGTGCGCCGTTTGCGACGGGCCGGAGTGCATAATGTTGAGCGCCATCTGCTGACAGCCGGTGATAAATGGGTCAAGCGCCGGGCCGGAAGCTTTGACCGCGTTCTGGTGGATGCTCCCTGCACCGGAACCGGCACATGGCGGCGCAATCCGGATGGGCGGCTGAGGCTGACCGAGACTGATCTGCTCGAACTGGTGCCAAAGCAGGCGGACATCCTGGATCGAGCCGCCACCTTGCTACGTCCGGGCGGCAGGCTGGTCTATGCAACCTGTTCCGTGCTGGCAGAGGAAAATACCCGGCAGATTGAGGCTTTCCTGGCAAGACGGCCCGAATTCCGGCTGATGCCGCTGCGGCAGGCTTGGCCGGATGCTCCGGCGGCGCTGACAGGGGATATGCTCAGTCTGACGCCACGCAGCTTCGGCACGGACGGGTTCTTCGCCGCGGTGCTTGAGAAACCGGTTCCTGCATGA
- a CDS encoding helix-turn-helix transcriptional regulator, with amino-acid sequence MTRIEYLKIRRTIRRQQLREMVPLADSTIYEMEQRGEFPRRFALSPRCIVWDLAEVEAWLMARRAAPIRRAKHPDVSKRKSRPIKERDQARPAT; translated from the coding sequence ATGACTCGAATCGAATACCTGAAAATTCGCCGGACAATCCGACGCCAACAACTGCGCGAAATGGTTCCGCTTGCCGACAGCACCATCTATGAGATGGAGCAACGTGGCGAATTCCCGCGACGGTTTGCCCTATCTCCGCGCTGCATAGTCTGGGACTTGGCGGAGGTGGAAGCCTGGCTGATGGCGCGGCGGGCCGCTCCAATCCGCCGCGCAAAACATCCCGACGTATCAAAACGGAAGTCGCGTCCGATCAAAGAGCGGGATCAAGCGCGACCAGCGACATAG